In Phormidium yuhuli AB48, one genomic interval encodes:
- a CDS encoding protein kinase domain-containing protein has product MTFCLNPDCPQPQNSRNASICATCGSPLLVGDRYRPLRAIGTGGFGRTFLGVDEYKPSKPPCVIKQFNPREQGTQNRDRAADLFLQEANRLDELGSHPQIPHLLAHFQWNQHQYLIQEFINGSNLEEELEMSGCLSDDEIRQLLRDLLPVLQFVHDHKVIHRDVKPANLIRSQNGQLYLVDFGASKLATAANLALTGTRIGSAGYAAPEQAMGKGTFASDIYSLGVTCIHLLTGISPFDLYDSNDGKLRWQDYLDQGRRVDPHLIKVLDKMVETATGRRYRSPAAILSDLNHPRPRYRPEGAVPSVASVTTDSPGPSRPLFQEGDSGSALSKVESTPAYEARVRTSYFLWLVAFLLGSGFRPLKGLHRFYNGKIFTGFLWMIPVIGDIGGFVDLFLIPEMAQEREEEIRARMGVSSSGVPMMPHTSVTQVWTPASQDEQVMTLLKEAERKGGQLTVTQAVMATGLSFDKAERLLMELAKTGYVEVDNDVSTGAVVYRFRELSS; this is encoded by the coding sequence ATGACGTTTTGCCTTAACCCGGATTGTCCTCAACCTCAAAATAGCCGCAATGCCTCAATTTGCGCCACTTGCGGGTCTCCGCTCTTGGTGGGCGATCGCTATCGTCCTCTGCGGGCGATTGGGACTGGGGGGTTTGGTCGTACGTTTTTGGGGGTGGATGAGTATAAACCCTCGAAACCTCCTTGTGTGATTAAACAGTTTAATCCTCGGGAACAGGGAACCCAAAACCGCGATCGCGCGGCGGACTTGTTCCTGCAGGAAGCCAACCGCCTGGATGAGTTGGGAAGCCATCCCCAAATTCCCCATCTGTTGGCCCATTTTCAATGGAATCAGCACCAGTATCTGATTCAGGAGTTTATTAATGGCTCGAATCTGGAGGAAGAGCTGGAGATGAGTGGCTGTTTGAGTGATGATGAGATTCGGCAATTGCTACGGGATTTGCTGCCAGTCCTCCAGTTTGTCCATGATCATAAGGTGATTCACCGGGATGTTAAACCGGCGAACCTGATTCGCAGCCAGAATGGACAGCTATATTTGGTGGATTTCGGAGCTTCTAAGTTGGCGACGGCGGCAAATTTGGCTCTAACGGGAACTCGGATTGGTTCGGCGGGCTATGCGGCGCCGGAACAGGCGATGGGGAAGGGGACGTTTGCCAGTGATATTTATAGTCTGGGGGTCACCTGTATTCATCTGTTAACGGGAATTTCTCCCTTTGATTTGTATGACAGTAATGATGGTAAGTTGCGTTGGCAAGATTATTTGGATCAGGGACGACGTGTTGATCCTCATTTGATTAAGGTGTTGGACAAGATGGTGGAAACTGCTACGGGCCGACGCTATCGCTCTCCGGCGGCGATCCTTTCTGATCTCAATCATCCTCGCCCGAGATATCGACCGGAAGGAGCGGTTCCGTCTGTGGCGTCGGTGACGACTGATTCTCCTGGGCCGAGTCGTCCGCTGTTTCAGGAGGGGGACTCGGGGAGTGCTCTGTCTAAGGTGGAGTCTACCCCGGCCTATGAGGCACGAGTTCGGACGAGCTATTTTTTATGGTTGGTTGCTTTTTTGCTGGGGTCTGGGTTTCGTCCTCTGAAGGGGTTACACCGGTTTTATAATGGCAAAATCTTTACGGGGTTTTTATGGATGATTCCGGTGATTGGCGATATTGGGGGGTTTGTGGATTTGTTCCTGATTCCTGAGATGGCTCAGGAGCGGGAGGAGGAGATTCGCGCTCGTATGGGGGTGTCGAGTTCTGGGGTTCCGATGATGCCTCATACGTCGGTGACTCAGGTGTGGACGCCTGCGAGCCAGGATGAGCAGGTGATGACGTTGCTTAAGGAGGCTGAACGCAAGGGGGGTCAGTTGACGGTGACTCAGGCGGTGATGGCGACGGGGTTATCGTTTGATAAGGCGGAACGGTTGTTGATGGAGTTGGCGAAGACGGGATATGTGGAGGTGGATAATGATGTGTCGACGGGGGCGGTGGTCTATCGCTTTCGGGAGTTGTCGTCGTAG
- the acsF gene encoding magnesium-protoporphyrin IX monomethyl ester (oxidative) cyclase yields MVDSVQRPVADEIRPGVKSPAKDTILTPRFYTTDFEEMANMDISVNEDELQAILEEFRVDYNRHHFVRDEEFNQSWDKISGEERRLFIEFLERSCTAEFSGFLLYKELGRRLKDRSPVLAECFNLMSRDEARHAGFLNKAMSDFNLQLDLGFLTKSKKYTFFKPKFIFYATYLSEKIGYWRYITIYRHLEQHPEDRIYPIFRFFENWCQDENRHGDFFDAIMRAQPQYLNDWKARLWSRFFLLSVFATMYLNDLQRSGFYKTIGLDAREYDIEVIEKTNETAARVFPIKLDVNNPQFYGRLDRCVANNEKLREIDDSNAPGVVKFFKKLPLLANNGVQFLNLYLMKPIDMEASREIVR; encoded by the coding sequence ATGGTAGATTCCGTTCAACGACCCGTCGCCGATGAGATCCGTCCTGGGGTCAAATCCCCCGCCAAAGACACCATTCTCACCCCTCGGTTCTATACCACCGACTTTGAAGAGATGGCCAACATGGACATCTCCGTCAACGAAGACGAACTCCAAGCCATCCTAGAAGAGTTCCGAGTTGACTACAATCGTCATCATTTTGTTCGGGACGAGGAATTCAACCAGTCTTGGGACAAAATTAGCGGAGAAGAGCGCCGGCTGTTCATCGAATTCCTAGAACGCTCCTGCACCGCCGAATTTTCAGGATTCCTACTCTACAAAGAACTAGGGCGGCGTCTCAAAGACCGCAGCCCAGTCTTAGCGGAGTGCTTCAACCTCATGTCCCGTGACGAAGCCCGTCACGCCGGCTTCCTCAACAAAGCCATGTCTGACTTCAACCTCCAGTTAGACCTCGGCTTCCTGACCAAAAGCAAAAAATACACCTTTTTCAAACCCAAATTCATCTTCTACGCCACCTATCTCTCCGAGAAAATTGGCTACTGGCGTTATATCACCATTTATCGCCATCTAGAACAGCATCCCGAAGACCGGATTTATCCAATTTTCCGCTTCTTCGAGAACTGGTGTCAGGATGAAAACCGTCATGGCGACTTCTTCGATGCCATCATGCGGGCCCAACCCCAATACCTCAACGACTGGAAAGCGCGCCTCTGGAGTCGCTTCTTCCTCCTGTCCGTCTTCGCCACCATGTACCTCAACGACCTACAACGGTCTGGGTTCTACAAAACCATTGGTCTCGATGCACGGGAGTATGACATCGAAGTGATTGAGAAGACCAACGAAACCGCAGCCCGAGTCTTCCCCATTAAACTAGATGTCAACAATCCTCAGTTCTATGGTCGCCTCGATCGCTGTGTCGCCAACAACGAGAAACTGCGGGAGATTGACGACTCCAACGCCCCAGGTGTGGTTAAGTTCTTCAAGAAACTGCCCCTCCTGGCCAACAATGGCGTTCAGTTCCTCAACCTCTATCTGATGAAACCCATCGACATGGAAGCCAGCCGCGAAATCGTCCGCTAA
- a CDS encoding Ycf51 family protein, translating into MMYCQLSLAFLTPADFLQATLWSLGTTAAFGLLALLAFLLQWGVRFRFVGITGFMAVLTVGLFSLSLFPITTTLVPGSVPYSVVYDNGGGQVVIKLPNDINESQLEATLRQAAINQFSPGRLGQNLLIRGRVLLHPEEDVTEPLFIGQVTRSQSDADENDFNIEINREALARL; encoded by the coding sequence ATGATGTATTGCCAACTCTCGTTAGCCTTTTTAACCCCTGCGGACTTTCTCCAGGCTACTCTGTGGTCTTTGGGGACAACGGCCGCCTTTGGTCTGCTGGCTCTGCTGGCGTTTCTCTTGCAATGGGGCGTTCGCTTCCGATTTGTGGGAATCACGGGCTTTATGGCAGTTTTGACGGTGGGGTTGTTCTCCCTCAGTCTCTTTCCTATTACGACGACCTTGGTTCCGGGGTCTGTTCCTTATAGTGTTGTCTATGATAATGGGGGCGGACAGGTGGTGATTAAACTGCCCAATGATATTAATGAGAGCCAACTGGAAGCGACCCTACGCCAAGCCGCCATTAACCAGTTTTCTCCTGGACGGTTGGGGCAAAATCTCCTGATTCGTGGACGAGTGCTCTTGCACCCTGAGGAGGATGTCACGGAACCCCTCTTTATTGGACAAGTGACGCGATCGCAGTCTGATGCTGATGAAAATGACTTTAACATCGAGATTAACCGTGAGGCTCTGGCTCGCCTTTAA
- the ycf46 gene encoding stress-responsive protein Ycf46: MKEELNILIQAQYPLIYLVTFEEERSEQAVEVIAQSVKPQRRVFTWTSTKGLMDYSQTGGANPHNTLSPEAALDWVVRHKEPGIYIFKDLHPFLDNPNVTRAIRDAIAYFRGTDKTIILMSPVQNVPIELEKEVVVLDFPLPDLKELNRVLSRQLADSRSKRISTEAREKLLKAALGLTKDEAEKVYRKAQVTADRLTEAEVDIVLSEKKQLIRRNGILEYIDEDETIDSVGGLEELKRWLYQRSNAFTEKAREYGLPQPKGMLILGVPGCGKSMIAKTTARLWGLPLLRLDLGRVYDGSMVGRSEANLRNALKTAESISPAILFIDELDKAFAGGAGSGDSDGGTSSRIFGSFLTWMQEKTSPVFVMATANRVERLPGEFLRKGRFDEIFFVDLPTTQERQEIYRIHLLKRRQDISRFDLEQLAKVSDGFSGAEIEQATIAAMYEAFAQDREFTQLDIIAAVKSTLPLSKTMTEQVTALRDWARQRARPAAAAMADYQRMES, from the coding sequence ATGAAAGAAGAGCTAAACATTCTTATCCAAGCTCAATACCCTTTAATATACCTCGTGACCTTTGAGGAGGAGCGATCTGAACAGGCGGTCGAGGTGATTGCCCAGTCTGTTAAACCCCAGCGTCGGGTCTTTACCTGGACGTCAACCAAGGGCTTAATGGACTACAGCCAAACGGGCGGAGCCAATCCTCACAATACCTTGTCTCCAGAAGCGGCATTAGATTGGGTCGTTCGTCACAAGGAACCCGGAATTTATATCTTCAAAGATTTACATCCGTTCCTCGACAATCCCAACGTGACCCGGGCCATTCGGGATGCGATCGCCTACTTCCGAGGCACAGACAAGACCATTATCCTCATGTCTCCGGTACAAAACGTGCCCATCGAATTGGAGAAAGAGGTGGTCGTTCTGGACTTCCCGCTTCCCGACCTCAAGGAACTCAACCGAGTCCTCTCACGACAGCTAGCCGACTCGCGCAGTAAGCGCATCAGCACCGAAGCCCGTGAGAAACTGCTCAAAGCCGCCTTGGGACTCACCAAAGATGAAGCGGAAAAGGTTTACCGCAAAGCCCAGGTCACCGCAGACCGGCTAACGGAAGCCGAAGTCGACATTGTTCTGTCGGAGAAAAAACAACTCATCCGCCGCAATGGCATCTTAGAATACATTGACGAGGATGAGACCATCGACTCCGTTGGCGGACTCGAAGAGCTGAAACGCTGGCTCTATCAACGCTCCAACGCCTTCACCGAGAAGGCTCGGGAATATGGCTTACCCCAACCCAAAGGCATGTTAATTCTGGGGGTTCCCGGTTGCGGCAAATCCATGATTGCCAAGACCACGGCCCGCCTCTGGGGACTTCCCCTGCTCCGTTTAGACCTCGGTCGCGTCTATGACGGCTCCATGGTGGGGCGTTCCGAAGCTAACCTGCGTAACGCCCTAAAAACCGCCGAGTCCATCTCCCCAGCCATCCTCTTTATCGACGAGCTAGATAAAGCCTTCGCCGGGGGTGCCGGTTCCGGGGACTCAGACGGAGGCACCTCTAGCCGTATCTTTGGCTCCTTCCTGACCTGGATGCAGGAGAAAACCTCTCCCGTCTTCGTCATGGCCACCGCCAACCGGGTCGAACGCCTCCCTGGAGAGTTCCTCCGCAAAGGGCGTTTCGATGAAATCTTCTTCGTGGACCTCCCCACCACCCAGGAGCGCCAAGAAATTTACCGCATCCATCTGTTGAAGCGACGCCAAGACATCAGCCGCTTTGACTTGGAGCAACTCGCTAAAGTTTCGGACGGATTTTCGGGGGCAGAAATCGAGCAAGCCACCATCGCCGCGATGTATGAGGCCTTCGCCCAAGATCGTGAGTTCACCCAGCTCGACATTATCGCCGCCGTGAAATCCACGCTACCGCTGTCCAAGACCATGACCGAACAGGTCACCGCGCTACGAGATTGGGCAAGACAGCGGGCGCGTCCAGCTGCGGCTGCTATGGCTGACTATCAGCGCATGGAGTCGTAG
- a CDS encoding DUF1257 domain-containing protein, translated as MSHFSTLRTKITDAEVLKSSLRDLGINVKTEADVRGYNGQRVRADLVAVLEGEYDLGWSRNGDGSFDLIADLWGVAKKHNQTELINSINQKYAVNKTLAEVRRPGLQNANVKLMVQK; from the coding sequence ATGTCTCACTTTAGCACCCTGCGCACCAAAATCACCGATGCAGAAGTTTTAAAATCTTCCCTGCGTGATCTCGGCATCAATGTCAAAACCGAAGCGGATGTGCGCGGTTACAACGGTCAACGTGTTCGCGCCGACCTAGTGGCGGTTCTTGAAGGCGAGTACGATTTGGGCTGGTCTCGCAATGGCGACGGCTCCTTTGACCTCATCGCTGACCTCTGGGGTGTTGCTAAGAAACATAATCAGACTGAACTGATCAACTCCATCAATCAGAAGTACGCGGTTAACAAGACCTTGGCTGAAGTCCGCCGTCCGGGTCTGCAAAACGCGAACGTTAAGCTGATGGTTCAAAAGTAA
- a CDS encoding tetratricopeptide repeat protein: MEIQQFFGFFLLLAIALGGMGVMVWAYVGSGSQAVLFPNPVPSQPPGAEAFQAGCEAFEQGHYAAAIAAFERELRSHPKSAEAYHNRGLAFANLRQDDKAVENLLKASQEYAEADRPEGLAQIQEQLEALKARKLAQSS, translated from the coding sequence GTGGAAATTCAGCAATTTTTCGGTTTTTTCCTGCTGTTGGCGATCGCCCTTGGGGGAATGGGGGTGATGGTCTGGGCCTATGTGGGCAGCGGCAGTCAGGCGGTCTTATTTCCCAATCCTGTCCCCTCGCAGCCCCCCGGGGCAGAAGCCTTCCAAGCAGGCTGTGAGGCCTTTGAACAGGGTCACTATGCCGCCGCCATCGCCGCCTTTGAGCGGGAGTTGCGATCGCACCCCAAGTCTGCGGAAGCCTATCACAACCGAGGACTGGCCTTTGCCAACCTGCGGCAAGACGACAAAGCCGTCGAGAATCTTCTCAAAGCCAGTCAGGAGTACGCCGAAGCCGATCGCCCCGAGGGGTTAGCCCAAATCCAAGAACAGTTAGAGGCCCTAAAAGCCCGTAAACTGGCCCAAAGCTCCTAA
- a CDS encoding SDR family NAD(P)-dependent oxidoreductase, whose amino-acid sequence MPRALITGASSGIGAEFARQLAPQGYDLVLTARSQAPLETLAADLRQRHSIDVEVIPLDLTDPEAPSQLYQQTCDRQLQIDLLINNAGYGDYGDFAEGDRQKLLGMVQLNISALTDLTYQFLQPMRSRQSGTILNIGSIGGFQPIPYLALYAATKAFVLSFSEALWAENKDLGLKVMAICPGPTATAFNDVAGFPKTELANSAPELASVESVVSEALKAMKRQSGSAVVGGWANHLITSIPRLLPRDTIAQVIGEQFRPKSQTPD is encoded by the coding sequence ATGCCCAGAGCCTTAATTACCGGTGCCTCCTCAGGAATTGGAGCAGAATTTGCCCGCCAACTCGCCCCCCAAGGCTATGACCTCGTCCTGACGGCGCGATCGCAAGCCCCCTTAGAGACCCTAGCCGCTGACCTGCGCCAACGTCATAGCATCGACGTCGAAGTCATTCCCCTGGATTTAACAGACCCCGAAGCCCCCAGCCAGTTATATCAACAGACCTGCGATCGCCAGCTTCAGATTGACCTACTCATCAACAATGCCGGCTATGGAGACTATGGCGACTTTGCCGAGGGCGATCGCCAGAAACTCCTAGGGATGGTGCAACTGAACATCAGCGCCCTCACCGACCTCACCTATCAATTTCTCCAACCCATGCGATCGCGCCAATCAGGAACCATCCTCAACATCGGGTCCATTGGCGGCTTCCAACCCATCCCCTACCTGGCCCTATACGCCGCCACTAAAGCCTTTGTCCTCAGCTTCAGCGAAGCCCTCTGGGCAGAAAATAAAGACCTGGGCCTAAAAGTCATGGCCATCTGCCCCGGCCCCACCGCCACCGCCTTCAACGACGTCGCTGGATTTCCTAAAACCGAGTTGGCCAACAGCGCCCCCGAACTAGCCTCCGTCGAGTCTGTCGTCAGCGAAGCCCTCAAAGCCATGAAACGTCAGAGTGGCAGTGCCGTTGTCGGGGGCTGGGCCAACCATCTCATTACCAGCATTCCCCGTCTCTTACCCCGAGACACCATCGCCCAAGTCATCGGCGAGCAATTCCGGCCCAAATCCCAGACCCCAGACTAA
- a CDS encoding thioredoxin family protein, which produces MAEKPLDTSVSSSEATVVTRVRNLIVVTVAAVLSVLIVLAFQTQGTTASLSSLAKTSLPLEEALENGQPSFVEFYADWCTSCQAMAGDMAALREEYGDRVNFVMLNVDNSKWLPEMGRYEVDGIPHFVFLNPQGEAVAQTIGEQPRTVVAANLEALVAGRSLPYRRQAGRRSEVTSGPVTGSQGDDPRRHGAQVQD; this is translated from the coding sequence ATGGCTGAGAAACCATTGGATACATCTGTCTCGTCGTCAGAGGCGACGGTTGTGACGCGAGTCCGTAATTTGATTGTGGTTACGGTGGCAGCGGTTCTGAGTGTTTTAATTGTCCTGGCTTTTCAGACTCAGGGGACAACGGCCTCTCTATCTAGCTTAGCGAAGACTTCGCTGCCTTTGGAGGAGGCCCTGGAGAATGGTCAACCCAGTTTTGTGGAGTTTTATGCGGATTGGTGTACCAGTTGCCAGGCTATGGCGGGGGATATGGCGGCGTTACGGGAGGAGTATGGCGATCGCGTGAATTTTGTGATGCTGAATGTGGATAACAGCAAGTGGCTGCCGGAAATGGGCCGCTATGAGGTGGATGGGATTCCCCATTTTGTTTTTTTGAATCCCCAAGGGGAGGCGGTGGCCCAAACGATTGGTGAACAACCCCGGACGGTGGTGGCGGCGAATCTGGAGGCCCTGGTGGCGGGCCGCTCACTTCCCTATCGCCGTCAGGCGGGACGCAGGTCGGAGGTGACCTCTGGGCCGGTTACGGGGTCTCAGGGAGATGATCCTCGTCGTCATGGGGCCCAGGTTCAGGATTAG
- a CDS encoding NIL domain-containing protein produces MKKRVTLTFPRQSVQMPVTYRLAKDFNIASNIIRAQVAPNQIGKLVLELLGDIDEIQEAIDWMRGQNISVAVASGEIEIDETICVDCGLCTGVCPTQALSLHPESFELYFTRSRCIVCEQCIATCPVQAISTNL; encoded by the coding sequence ATGAAAAAGCGTGTCACCCTCACCTTCCCCCGCCAATCGGTGCAAATGCCCGTCACCTACCGCTTAGCCAAAGACTTCAACATCGCCTCCAACATCATTCGCGCCCAAGTCGCCCCCAACCAAATCGGCAAACTGGTGCTAGAACTATTAGGAGACATCGATGAAATCCAAGAAGCCATCGACTGGATGCGGGGCCAGAATATTTCCGTCGCTGTCGCCAGTGGAGAAATCGAAATTGACGAAACCATCTGCGTCGACTGCGGTCTCTGTACCGGCGTTTGTCCCACCCAAGCCCTATCCCTGCATCCAGAAAGCTTTGAACTGTATTTCACGCGATCGCGCTGTATCGTCTGTGAACAGTGCATCGCAACCTGTCCCGTACAAGCCATTTCCACGAATCTTTAA
- a CDS encoding nucleoside triphosphate pyrophosphohydrolase, with protein MDNLEVFPQKLVRDRIPEIIKNSGKPCQIEYLNPEDYRQALRDKLIEEAQEAAQAQDDHLLSELADLQEVIDALLSSYEISPESLKQRQQQRQQERGGFAQQIRLLRVGGEGDR; from the coding sequence ATGGATAACCTTGAAGTATTCCCCCAGAAACTGGTGCGCGATCGCATCCCCGAAATCATCAAAAACTCCGGGAAGCCGTGCCAAATCGAATATCTCAATCCAGAAGACTATCGCCAGGCCCTGCGAGACAAACTCATCGAAGAAGCCCAAGAAGCCGCCCAGGCCCAGGACGACCATCTCCTCAGCGAACTAGCGGATCTCCAAGAAGTCATCGACGCACTTCTAAGCAGCTATGAAATCTCTCCCGAGAGCCTCAAGCAGCGACAACAGCAGCGTCAGCAAGAACGAGGTGGCTTCGCACAGCAGATTCGGCTGTTGCGCGTCGGCGGGGAAGGCGATCGCTAA
- a CDS encoding DUF928 domain-containing protein: MVCNRVSSLTLLSLGLLLGLLSSHQRPLSAQFSTPNTGTPISSGGRRLQFSPPDRGAPESADGGATRRSDCLEVVPLMPVDPRNVHFGLTYQEHPTLYWYLGSAQEGLESAEIIIEGETPNGDIEDVHRASVSLPPNLSQRDHILSFSAPSNEPGLVTGQSYRWFLEIQCNPRAMEDPTSLMIYQGWIERVEPEAEVAQQLTQGQNVEESAYLYGTQGIWFDYLHQMTRHLNAWSYILAGFGVIPPDTDVEVVRPMQQDCPDQATIQVLPIWHQSSDIEAGE; the protein is encoded by the coding sequence ATGGTTTGCAATCGTGTTTCATCCCTAACCCTCCTAAGTCTGGGGCTGCTGCTGGGACTTCTCAGTAGCCATCAGCGTCCCCTGAGCGCCCAATTTTCTACCCCCAACACCGGCACTCCCATCAGTTCCGGGGGACGCAGACTTCAGTTCTCCCCACCCGATCGCGGCGCACCCGAATCCGCTGATGGGGGAGCCACTCGACGCTCCGACTGTCTAGAGGTGGTGCCCCTCATGCCCGTTGACCCTCGTAACGTTCACTTTGGCCTGACCTATCAAGAACATCCCACCCTCTATTGGTACCTGGGTAGTGCCCAAGAGGGATTAGAAAGCGCCGAAATCATCATCGAAGGAGAGACCCCCAACGGCGACATAGAAGACGTGCATCGAGCCAGCGTCAGCCTTCCCCCCAATCTCAGCCAACGAGACCATATTTTAAGCTTTTCCGCCCCCAGCAACGAACCCGGATTAGTCACCGGCCAGTCCTATCGTTGGTTCCTAGAAATCCAGTGCAATCCCCGGGCCATGGAAGATCCCACTAGCCTGATGATTTACCAAGGTTGGATTGAGCGAGTGGAACCCGAAGCCGAGGTGGCCCAACAGTTAACCCAGGGTCAGAATGTCGAAGAATCCGCCTATCTCTATGGAACTCAGGGGATTTGGTTTGACTATCTTCACCAAATGACCCGCCATCTCAATGCTTGGTCTTACATTCTCGCCGGATTTGGGGTCATTCCCCCCGACACCGACGTTGAGGTCGTCAGGCCCATGCAACAAGACTGTCCCGACCAGGCTACCATTCAAGTGTTGCCCATCTGGCATCAGTCATCTGACATCGAAGCCGGAGAATGA